gcatctaatccaccaaaaaaatctaacccacccaaaaggtgcttatttgggttagttttTTTTGAGACCACTAAAAAACAcattttctctctctctctccgccgCCGGTAAGCAGCCCCGCCCTATCCTCCCATTCCAACCCACTCATCTCCCTGCGGCCTGTCCGCCCGCTGGTAAGCAGTCGCGGCTCCTTGCGCGGCCCATCCCCATCCGCCTCGGCCAGCACGACTCCTTGCGCAGGGTCGGCGGGCTGCGCGAAAGGCCAGTGTGGCTCCTTGCCGGGCGCGTCCCCGTCTGCCTCGACCAGGGCTCACTCCGCCAAATCCGGCAgaaaatagggtccaaagtagccAAATAATTGAGAAAGAGcctttattgtcaatctaaccctgccatccaaacacctctttagTTAGAGTTAGTTTTGTGTTGATTCAGGGTTATAATTTAACTCTAatctctaactgagttagagtatccaaacagggcctatgttGAATTTGACTTGTCACTGTTTATGGTCAGTCCTTCCGCTTAATGAAGTCGCAGTTCTCCTGCgctctttcaaaaaaaaaaaactgttTATGGTCAGTCACTTTTTTCCTGCCTCTAACCGGTTAGTTTCTGCCCCATGCTTTGGGTCTTGAGTAGCTCATGTACGTGCACGCAGGGAATGGAATAGGTGGAGGCGCGTAACATGTGTCCGCGTGTTCTTGTGTGTGTTGTTTGTGCTCGCTCGCCTGTGCGTGCGTGTTTACTCACACATGTCTATGCTCGTGTGTGTTCACATGTGCGCGTGTCGTATTTGTACGTGAGAGGCATGTTAAAGACAATACCATTAATATAAaatgttttttattttttatatatttgaGAGGCGAATTTATATTCCACATTTGGTTTTCGTATTTTTAATTCCTTGAATTTGTTTTTGTTCTGTCTTTTTCACCACTCTTTTTACGTGTTTATTATGCTTTTTCTTTGTGTGTTTAGATGTGTGTGTTCACGGAAATTCATCTTCAGCTTGTCTAGAGATGATTAATCACCCACGTCGTTATTTTTTGGTTTGTTTTTGCTACTAGACAGTAGTCTATTTTTGCTTGCTTTTTGAATTTGCGTCAGTCGAATCTTTGTTCGACCATTCTTTGTGTCAAGATTCAGTGTTCTCTTTTTTGTGTTGTTACTTATTTTGTCAATGATTGTTTGTTTTAGttttttttctcttcttcttaaagggtaataACAATACTACTAATTCAATCTTCTATATACaacttcattattttgatttattttattttaatttcattttgtttcttcttaaagggtaataccaaatcactaattcattctttcctggaaaatttcattgttttgattatgttttgattttattttatttattttaaaagGTAATACCAATGCAATTAATTCATTCTTCCTTACTTAATTTTATAATTTTGATTTTTTTCGCTTTATTTAATTCTATTTCATTTATTCTTAAAGGGTAATATCAGtccactaattcattctttcttAGAAAACTTCATTGTGTTGATTatgtttttgtttttattttagtttctttctTCTAGAGGGTAATACAATGCACTTAATTCATTCTTCCTTAGGAAACTTCATTATTGTGATTCTTTAGTTTTTATTCATTCTTTTTTTTCTTAATGGGAAATACCAAAGCCACTAATTCATTCTGTTAGAAAACTTCACTATGATCTTTGTTTTAGTTTATTttcatttcttttctttttaaagggtaataccaatgtcACTAATTCATTCCTTCTTAGGAAACGTATATTTGTGAAAATTTTACTACTATATAATTATTTTTGCATATTGTAAGAAACACAATTTTGTGTAAATTGTGTGCGGACATTGTCATTTTTGTTTTAGATTTTGTTTTCCATTTTCTCTCTTCTTAAAATATAGTACCAATCCCACCAATTCATCATTCCTTATAAAacttcattttttttgttttttaattcTTATTTCATTTCCTTTCCTTTCATATAGTAAGTAAGTAGAGTGTGCATTGCAAGCAATGCAATGCAAGATCGGATCGATGCTGCATTTTACCTAACCTACCGATAGATCGATTAAAAACTATTAACGCTTAGCACGCGGTTGCTAAATTGGGTTTGTTAAATCAGCCGAGTCAAGCAAGTGACGTCAAAGCTATTAGCTATATAGAACTCCCTTCATGATGAAATAGAAGAGCGTTTTAGtcatctaaacgctcttatatttttttacggagggagtacatatgtATAATTAAACCTAAGTATATTAGTGCAGCTAATCAAACTTTGTAATGTCACTTGACATCATAAACAACATGTAGCACCGCTACTGAGCATAAGGGTTGATTTCTCCTCCAATATATAGAGTTTTTTTTAAGTTCAAATGTGATTTATACTAGATCAATAGAACAATGAATATAACAAAGTATCgagtttatttatttttatttcaaAACCTGGTTTATATTAGATCAACAAAACATTGAATATAACCAGGTATATGATACCTGAACTCCGAGACAAAAAAGGGCCCTACCAATTAACCAATGGGATATTACAACTGCAATTATATTCTTTAAAATTCATGCTTCCCATTTCTTCGTCGTTTTTTCTGTTTCTTGAGCTCTCGAtatgttttttctttcttttttggtaTTTATTGTTTTCTTCTTCCAGTTTTTACCGTTTTAAAATGTTCCAATTTCCAATTTTTCTTCTCTGTTCTATTCAacagtttattttattttactttttatatatgaaaaaattTAATAAATAAATGATGAACATGTTTTTTGAATGCACAAAGAATAGTTTCTAAAAATAAGCGGTGAATATTATCTAGACACATGGTGGACATTTCTGTAATAGGCGGTGATTTTGTTAACAAAATGTGGTGAATATTTTGGAAAAACTATTTGACATTCTTTAAATATGTGAGATTTAAAAAATATGTTATGATATTTTCAAATCTGTAGTGAATAAGCGTTCTTCAAATATGTAGTGGAGAAGAAGGCGTCCCGGTCTGACTAGGCCACCGGAGAAGAAGGCGTCAGCGTATGGCCCTAGATGGTGATGAGTTTGATCTTAGATCCAAATTTGTCATATAACGGCGTGGGAAATTTGTCTGGCTTTCATTAGGAAGTCTTCATGTTTGATTTGGGAAGACGTGGCCGCAGGGCTTTCGTAGTTTAGAAAATAATGTCTTCCTGCCCTACCCCCGTTCCGTTGGTGTGCATATCACTGGCAGCAGGTGTAGTCTTGGGGCCCGATCGATGTAGGTTTTCGGTGTATCCTTCTGGATTCAGCTGGCTGTCGTGGTCTTCAAAGCTTCTAGAGGCCCTTACCGCCACTCTCTTCTCCGGGGTGGTGATTTGCTTTGCAAATCGTcgtccactactaggaaaaatcTTATAGGTGGAGGCTAATCAGTAGTGCGGCTCGGttgaacgcgctactgctactttaCAGTAGTGTCAGAAGTACATAGGTGCTACTGCTATctctttagcagtagcgcgggcctgcagaaaggcgctactgctatgtgATCCACGCCTTAGGCAGAAAGGCACTGCTACTAAACTACGGTAGCAGTATTGTGGTTAGGACAACACTACTGCTACAGGTTAGCTGTAGCGCTGTAGCACTAGCACGCCCACCCGCGCCACTGCTATTCCAAAACCCCGCGCCTTGGCATCTCCTCGTCTGCATCAACTACTTTCCGGGGCTGCTTCTACATGCTCCTGGGTTTCAAAAAGTTTTCTCTTCCAAGGCGGAGGCCTAGAGGCGGCATCGAGCTATGATCATCGCTTACCGCCGGTGAATGCAGGAGAAAGAAGATCGCGGCACCCCTGGCTTTGTGTGTAATATTATTTTTATGTAAGGTCAATTGTATATGGCCTTGGGCCTTTTCGCAAACAAAATCAAAATAAAAAAATCAAGTTAAGGCATACGTCGATTGACATCGATCTCACTCAACAACTGACACAAATTCATGTAAGAGTTCTGCATTTCCAATTTTTGATATCCATCATCAAGCTCAAGCCTCGACGCAAATCGAAACACAACTTTGACATAGGCAGTTTGTGGCCCTAGCCGGCCAGCACAGAACTACCGGATCTGGGTGTAAATACAGGCTCTGATGTTGATGGGATCGTCGTCATATGGTAGAACAATAAGATGGGGCACGAGGAACTGGAAGCGGTCGTCGGCATTCGGCAGCCCATCGGAGAGATCAGTGCATTCTACGTCGAAACAGGATTTCTGGCGGTCACCATGCCATCGACTGGGGCGGTCGAACTCCAGCTCGAGCCCATAGAAGACCGGTTCATCGCCGTCGGCTCGAGGAGGACGTACGCATACAGCGGAGATGGCCCGCCCGAGGCGCTCAGGTGACACCATTACCAGGAACAGCAGCTTTCTGTCGGCGTCGAGGTCGATGACATTGAAGCCCTCGCGGAGCTCCATGTGGAACGACTCCTCGGCGCGGACATCGGTGGTGCACGGCCACCCGTGCTCTGCAGTGAAGTGGACCAGCAGCGTCTCCGTGCTGCCAATGAAGCCGCATGCTTCTTCAGGGCAGTGGCACGGCGCGTGCAGGCAGGTCTGGATGTGAGGCTGGAGGTCGTGGTATGCCGGTTTGGCAGCGCACCCGTAGGGGGCGTTGGGGCACGGCGCCCGGATGGACTCCACCAGCTTCTCCATGGCGTGGCTTCGGCGGTAGCCGCCTTCCATCGGAGCTCGGCAGACGTGGCAGATCCGCGCCGAGGCCAGCTTGTCGCGGCACTGCGAGCACAGCACGTGGCCCACCACGCACTGCACGTGTGGAAGCATGGCTTATGGTGTAGTTataacaaatactccctccgtccggaattacttgtcgcatgaatggataaaaatgaatgtatctagaattaaaatacatctagatacattcatttctctgacaagtatttccggacggagtaAGTACTTGACAACGCAGGAGATATCCATGGTGCGTGCGAGGACGTATCTACGTACCTGGAAGATGGGCGGCTTGAGCGGGAGGAAGCAGACACCGCAGTCGAGGGCATCGGCATCCACCAGCGTCAAGTTCTCCAGCGCCGCGCGTGGGGAAGGCGGCTCCATTGGCCTTGCCGCCTTTGCTGGAGCAGTAGAGCAGTATAAGCAAAGTTTTAAATAGCACACTAGCCTCTTAGCAGCGTGCGTTATAGCATCCTAAGCCCTATCTAGCATTTCaacataaataaataaaataaacatATAATCAAGCATCA
This genomic window from Aegilops tauschii subsp. strangulata cultivar AL8/78 chromosome 4, Aet v6.0, whole genome shotgun sequence contains:
- the LOC109786317 gene encoding putative E3 ubiquitin-protein ligase SINA-like 6 isoform X2, with protein sequence MEPPSPRAALENLTLVDADALDCGVCFLPLKPPIFQCVVGHVLCSQCRDKLASARICHVCRAPMEGGYRRSHAMEKLVESIRAPCPNAPYGCAAKPAYHDLQPHIQTCLHAPCHCPEEACGFIGSTETLLVHFTAEHGWPCTTDVRAEESFHMELREGFNVIDLDADRKLLFLVMVSPERLGRAISAVCVRPPRADGDEPVFYGLELEFDRPSRWHGDRQKSCFDVECTDLSDGLPNADDRFQFLVPHLIVLPYDDDPINIRACIYTQIR
- the LOC109786317 gene encoding E3 ubiquitin-protein ligase SINA-like 11 isoform X1, with protein sequence MSNQKPSQAKAARPMEPPSPRAALENLTLVDADALDCGVCFLPLKPPIFQCVVGHVLCSQCRDKLASARICHVCRAPMEGGYRRSHAMEKLVESIRAPCPNAPYGCAAKPAYHDLQPHIQTCLHAPCHCPEEACGFIGSTETLLVHFTAEHGWPCTTDVRAEESFHMELREGFNVIDLDADRKLLFLVMVSPERLGRAISAVCVRPPRADGDEPVFYGLELEFDRPSRWHGDRQKSCFDVECTDLSDGLPNADDRFQFLVPHLIVLPYDDDPINIRACIYTQIR